Proteins encoded by one window of Lathyrus oleraceus cultivar Zhongwan6 chromosome 1, CAAS_Psat_ZW6_1.0, whole genome shotgun sequence:
- the LOC127131004 gene encoding uncharacterized protein LOC127131004 — MSQNESQTHHHNNNVETKTTLQTTPLSSRTHPILTLQLKESQDSIFSTNSNTLFTKTMTSTNSTSTEPLPSSDDIAAKAVNKRYEGLVTVRTKAIKGKGAWYWTHLEPILVRNPDSGLPKSVKLKCSLCEAVFSASNPSRTASEHLKRGTCSNFNNSGLKQQQQPGSVPSPVPISSVSGSNRKRSSPHQMGVPVSVSTSPTSLTYQNHNLALVEIGYPQVHGNMVNHQNQNQSLTQNHLMLSGGKEDLCALAMFEDSVKKLKSPKTSPGASLSKEQVNSALDLLADWFYECCGSVSLSTLEHRKFQAFLSQVGLPVGSCLRREVSGPRLDARFSEVKSESEAKIRDAMFFQVASDGWKSYNNNSSSTSSSNRNLYGLCCGGESLVKFMVNLPNGNSIFQKAVFTGGGGIVNSKYAEEVLWETVTGVSGSVVQRCVGIVADKFKGKALKNLEIQNHWMVNTSCQLQGFVSLIKDFSNELELFSVVTKNCLKVANFINTESQVRNVFVNYRMQEMEYGGLIRVPSPKCDPLKNFSSVFPMLEDILSCARVIQMVVMEDGFKAMFMEDPVAREVAGLVQSELFWNELEAVYSLVKIIKGMVHDIEAERPLIGRCLPLWEELRTKVKEWCGKYNVVEGLVEKILEKRFRKNYHPAWSAAFILDPLYLIKDTSGKYLPPFKFLTREQEKDVDKLLTRLASREEAHIVLMELMKWRSEGLDPLYAQAVQMKQRDPITGKMKVANPLSSRLVWETCLCEFKSLGKIAVRLIFLHATSCGFKSNWSFMRKVSSANKNSRVALERAQKMIYIAAHAKLEKRDFSSEEEKDAELFAISGSDEDSMLAEVYADAMQP; from the coding sequence ATGTCCCAAAACGAATCCCAAACCCATCACCACAACAACAATGTCGAAACCAAAACCACCCTCCAAACAACACCACTTTCCTCAAGAACCCACCCAATTTTGACCCTTCAATTAAAAGAATCACAAGACTCAATTTTTTCCACAAATTCAAACACCCTTTTCACCAAAACAATGACTTCAACAAACTCCACTTCCACAGAACCACTACCTTCCTCCGATGACATCGCCGCTAAAGCCGTTAACAAACGCTACGAAGGTCTCGTCACTGTCCGAACCAAAGCTATCAAAGGTAAAGGTGCATGGTATTGGACTCATCTCGAACCGATTCTGGTTCGAAATCCTGATTCAGGTCTTCCTAAATCTGTTAAACTCAAGTGTTCTCTGTGTGAAGCTGTTTTCTCGGCTTCAAACCCTTCAAGAACAGCTTCTGAACATTTAAAGCGTGGAACTTGTTCGAATTTCAACAACTCCGGGTtgaaacaacaacaacaacccgGTTCAGTTCCTTCTCCGGTTCCTATTTCGTCGGTTTCCGGTTCGAACCGGAAAAGGAGTTCACCACATCAAATGGGTGTTCCTGTTTCTGTTTCAACCTCACCAACCTCATTAACTTATCAAAATCATAACTTGGCATTGGTTGAAATCGGGTACCCTCAGGTGCATGGTAATATGGTGAACcatcagaatcagaatcagaGTTTGACTCAGAATCATTTGATGTTATCTGGTGGAAAAGAAGATTTATGTGCTTTGGCTATGTTTGAAGACAGTGTGAAGAAGTTGAAGAGTCCTAAAACTTCACCAGGTGCTTCATTGAGTAAAGAACAGGTTAATTCTGCTTTGGATTTACTTGCTGATTGGTTTTATGAATGTTGTGGCTCTGTTTCATTGTCAACACTTGAGCATAGGAAGTTTCAAGCTTTTCTTTCTCAGGTTGGTTTGCCTGTAGGAAGTTGTTTGAGGCGCGAGGTTTCCGGTCCAAGGCTCGACGCGAGGTTTAGCGAGGTTAAGAGTGAGTCCGAGGCAAAAATTAGGGATGCAATGTTTTTTCAAGTAGCTAGTGATGGTTGGAAGagttataataataatagtagtaGTACTAGTAGTAGTAATAGGAATTTGTATGGTTTGTGTTGTGGTGGTGAGAGTTTGGTTAAGTTTATGGTGAATTTACCGAATGGGAATAGCATTTTTCAAAAGGCGGTGTTTACGGGTGGAGGTGGAATTGTGAATTCAAAGTATGCCGAAGAGGTTTTGTGGGAGACGGTGACCGGTGTTAGCGGTAGTGTTGTTCAGAGATGCGTAGGGATTGTTGCTGATAAGTTTAAGGGTAAGGCATTGAAGAATTTGGAGATTCAAAACCATTGGATGGTGAATACTTCTTGTCAGCTTCAAGGGTTTGTTAGTTTAATCAAGGACTTCAGCAACGAGCTCGAACTTTTCAGTGTTGTTACTAAGAATTGTCTCAAAGTTGCGAATTTTATAAACACCGAGTCTCAGGTGAGGAATGTTTTTGTTAATTATAGAATGCAGGAGATGGAGTATGGCGGGTTGATTCGCGTCCCTTCGCCGAAATGCGATCCGTTGAAGAATTTTTCGTCGGTGTTTCCAATGCTTGAGGATATTTTGAGCTGTGCTAGAGTGATCCAAATGGTTGTGATGGAGGACGGTTTTAAGGCGATGTTTATGGAGGATCCGGTAGCAAGAGAGGTGGCTGGTTTGGTTCAGAGTGAGTTGTTTTGGAATGAGCTTGAAGCGGTTTATTCCCTCGTGAAGATTATTAAAGGAATGGTGCACGATATAGAGGCTGAGAGGCCGTTGATTGGTAGGTGTTTGCCCCTTTGGGAGGAGCTAAGAACCAAAGTGAAGGAATGGTGTGGAAAGTACAATGTCGTCGAAGGACTAGTGGAGAAAATACTCGAAAAACGGTTTCGGAAAAACTACCACCCTGCTTGGTCTGCAGCGTTTATTCTCGATCCCCTTTACTTGATCAAAGACACAAGCGGAAAGTATCTTCCACCGTTCAAGTTTTTGACGCGCGAACAAGAGAAAGACGTCGATAAGTTACTCACGAGACTAGCTTCAAGAGAAGAAGCTCATATCGTATTGATGGAGCTCATGAAATGGAGATCAGAAGGACTCGACCCGCTTTACGCACAAGCGGTTCAAATGAAACAAAGAGACCCTATCACCGGGAAGATGAAAGTCGCGAATCCGCTTAGCAGTCGACTCGTTTGGGAAACATGTCTCTGCGAGTTCAAATCTTTAGGGAAGATCGCAGTGAGGCTCATTTTTCTTCACGCAACTTCGTGCGGATTCAAGAGTAACTGGTCTTTCATGAGAAAAGTTTCTTCCGCAAACAAAAACTCGAGAGTCGCATTGGAAAGAGCTCAGAAAATGATATATATTGCAGCTCATGCAAAGCTCGAAAAGCGAGACTTTTCTAGCGAGGAAGAAAAAGACGCAGAATTGTTCGCCATTTCCGGAAGCGATGAAGATAGCATGCTAGCTGAGGTATACGCCGATGCAATGCAACCTTAG